In Bacillus sp. SB49, a single window of DNA contains:
- the pepT gene encoding peptidase T — translation MQKELLERFISYVKMNTQSNEESSQTPSTDGQWDLARQLVEELKAIGMEDVTIDEHAYVMATLPANTKKEVPTIGFLAHIDTATDFTGEGVNPQIIKYEGGPVQLNESTALTPDEFPELATYKGETLITTDGTTLLGADNKAGITEIMTAMDYLIQHPEIKHGEIRVAFTPDEEIGRGPHKFDVNRFAASYAYTVDGGPVGELQYESFNAAAARVTFHGHSVHPGTAKGKMVNALKLAVEFQQQLPQNEAPEHTEEYEGFYHLHTFKGDVEEAVLNYLIRDHDKAEFENRKQNLKRLAAELEDAYGKHRVSLEINDQYYNMGEKIAPVKHIVDIAYEAMENLEIEPLVKPIRGGTDGSQLSYMGLPTPNIFTGGENFHGKYEYISLESMEKATRTIVEISRLFEEKAGE, via the coding sequence ATGCAGAAGGAATTGTTAGAACGTTTCATTTCTTATGTGAAGATGAATACTCAATCCAATGAGGAAAGCAGTCAGACACCATCCACCGACGGGCAATGGGATTTGGCACGTCAGTTAGTGGAGGAATTGAAAGCCATCGGGATGGAGGATGTAACCATAGATGAGCATGCGTATGTGATGGCTACACTGCCTGCAAACACAAAGAAGGAAGTACCGACAATCGGCTTTCTTGCTCACATCGACACAGCTACTGATTTTACAGGTGAAGGAGTAAATCCACAGATCATTAAATATGAGGGAGGACCGGTTCAACTGAACGAAAGTACAGCCCTTACACCGGATGAATTTCCTGAACTTGCTACATATAAAGGAGAGACGCTCATCACCACAGATGGCACGACATTACTTGGTGCTGATAATAAAGCCGGAATTACGGAAATCATGACCGCGATGGATTATTTGATTCAGCATCCGGAAATAAAGCATGGAGAAATCCGCGTCGCATTCACGCCGGATGAAGAAATCGGACGGGGGCCCCATAAGTTTGATGTCAACAGGTTTGCAGCCTCCTATGCTTATACCGTAGACGGGGGTCCGGTAGGCGAGCTGCAATATGAAAGCTTTAATGCCGCAGCTGCCCGCGTGACGTTCCATGGTCACAGCGTGCATCCGGGCACGGCTAAAGGGAAAATGGTAAACGCGCTGAAACTGGCTGTGGAATTCCAGCAGCAGCTCCCTCAGAACGAAGCGCCGGAACATACCGAAGAATATGAAGGCTTTTATCATCTGCATACGTTCAAAGGCGATGTGGAGGAGGCGGTACTTAACTATTTGATCCGTGATCATGATAAAGCAGAGTTTGAAAACAGGAAACAAAACCTGAAACGATTGGCCGCAGAATTGGAAGACGCATACGGAAAGCACCGCGTTTCCCTGGAAATCAATGATCAGTATTATAATATGGGCGAGAAGATTGCTCCTGTGAAGCACATCGTCGATATTGCCTACGAGGCGATGGAGAATTTGGAAATCGAACCACTAGTCAAACCGATCCGTGGCGGAACGGATGGTTCCCAATTATCCTACATGGGGCTGCCGACTCCGAACATTTTCACAGGCGGGGAGAACTTCCACGGCAAATACGAGTACATTTCCTTGGAAAGCATGGAGAAAGCAACCCGTACCATTGTAGAAATCTCCCGGTTATTTGAAGAGAAGGCAGGGGAATGA